One stretch of Corallococcus soli DNA includes these proteins:
- a CDS encoding AgmX/PglI C-terminal domain-containing protein produces the protein MKRALLPMLMLLVAPSMATAQGPSSKKKPAATKPAPEAATKPAPKDDGLDVSKLPFTPDSIRQVMVHNAPRIQECYESHMVEKDKKVEGKIMTTFTITAEGAVRSAKVDRVQSTLKDAGLNDCVVSVLMVLDFPRPPDGRDHPIEYPFNLKAVE, from the coding sequence ATGAAGCGCGCGCTCCTCCCCATGTTGATGCTGCTCGTGGCCCCCTCCATGGCCACGGCGCAGGGCCCGTCCTCCAAGAAGAAGCCGGCGGCCACGAAGCCCGCGCCGGAAGCGGCGACGAAGCCGGCCCCGAAGGATGACGGCCTGGACGTCAGCAAGCTGCCCTTCACCCCGGACTCCATCCGGCAGGTGATGGTGCACAACGCCCCTCGTATCCAGGAGTGCTACGAGAGCCACATGGTGGAGAAGGACAAGAAGGTGGAGGGGAAGATCATGACCACCTTCACCATCACCGCCGAGGGCGCCGTGCGCAGCGCGAAGGTGGACAGGGTCCAGAGCACGCTGAAGGACGCGGGCCTCAACGACTGCGTGGTGTCCGTCCTCATGGTGCTGGACTTCCCCCGGCCCCCGGACGGGCGCGACCACCCCATCGAGTACCCGTTCAACCTCAAGGCCGTCGAATAA
- a CDS encoding 3-hydroxyacyl-CoA dehydrogenase family protein has protein sequence MATEHIVVVGAGQMGAGIAQVALQAGLRVSLVDVNKDGLAKGADRIRAGLKKLVEKGKLDAAKQQAAEGNLATFTNARDAKDVDVAIEAVTENEDLKRRIFLELDEVVRPGGILATNTSSIPITRIAAATKRPESVIGMHFMNPVPVMQLVELIRGAATSDETYATIRAMAERMGKTTVVSKDYPGFIVNRILIPMLNEACFALMEGLGTAEDIDTAMKLGTNQPMGPLQLADFIGLDTVLYIAEVLHKGLGDSKYRPCPLLRQYVDAGWYGKKSGRGFYKY, from the coding sequence ATGGCAACGGAACACATCGTCGTCGTCGGTGCAGGGCAGATGGGCGCGGGCATCGCGCAGGTGGCGCTCCAGGCGGGCCTGCGCGTGTCGCTGGTGGACGTCAACAAGGACGGCCTCGCGAAGGGCGCGGACCGCATCAGGGCGGGCCTCAAGAAGCTGGTGGAGAAGGGCAAGCTGGACGCGGCGAAGCAGCAGGCCGCGGAAGGCAACCTCGCCACCTTCACCAACGCGCGCGACGCGAAGGACGTGGACGTCGCCATCGAGGCCGTCACGGAGAACGAGGACCTCAAGCGCCGCATCTTCCTGGAGCTGGACGAAGTGGTGCGCCCCGGCGGCATCCTCGCCACCAACACGTCCTCCATCCCCATCACCCGCATCGCCGCGGCCACGAAGCGCCCCGAGTCCGTCATCGGGATGCACTTCATGAACCCGGTGCCGGTCATGCAGCTCGTGGAGCTGATCCGCGGCGCGGCCACCAGCGACGAGACGTACGCCACCATCCGCGCCATGGCCGAGCGCATGGGCAAGACGACGGTGGTGTCCAAGGACTACCCGGGCTTCATCGTCAACCGCATCCTCATCCCCATGCTCAACGAGGCCTGCTTCGCGCTGATGGAGGGCCTGGGCACCGCGGAGGACATCGACACCGCGATGAAGCTGGGCACCAACCAGCCCATGGGCCCGCTGCAGCTCGCGGACTTCATCGGCCTGGACACGGTGCTCTACATCGCCGAGGTCCTGCACAAGGGCCTGGGTGACTCCAAGTACCGCCCGTGCCCGCTCCTGCGCCAGTACGTGGACGCGGGCTGGTACGGCAAGAAGAGCGGCCGCGGCTTCTACAAGTACTAG
- a CDS encoding acyl-CoA dehydrogenase: protein MNFELTDIQREIQRLCREFAAKELIPNARKWDEQHAWPTDAVKKLAELSLLGIAVPEEFGGAGLDNVCYSIAMEEISRGCASTGVIMSVNNSLYCDPISKFGTPEQKEQFLKPFASGEKLGCFGLTEPEAGSDAAAQKTVAVKRGDEYVINGSKNWITNGPKADAIVLITMTNREAGNKGITAFLVPTNTPGFTRAEPDKKMGISAAWSCSMFFEDMRVPEKYRLGKEGEGFKVAMSTLDGGRIGIASQALGIARAAFEEAVRYSGERKTFGKPIRDHQAIQFMIADMALEIDAARLLVWRAALMKDKGQRHSPESAMAKLYASEMASRVANKALQIHGGMGYSKEMDAERHVRDARITEIYEGTSEIQRIVISANLLKE from the coding sequence ATGAACTTCGAGCTGACCGACATCCAGCGCGAGATCCAGCGCCTCTGCCGCGAGTTCGCCGCCAAGGAACTCATCCCCAACGCCCGCAAGTGGGACGAACAGCACGCGTGGCCCACGGACGCGGTGAAGAAGCTCGCGGAGCTCTCGCTCCTGGGCATCGCCGTGCCGGAGGAGTTCGGCGGCGCGGGCCTGGACAACGTCTGTTACTCCATCGCGATGGAGGAGATCAGCCGCGGCTGCGCCTCCACCGGCGTGATCATGAGCGTGAACAACTCGCTCTACTGCGACCCCATCTCCAAGTTCGGCACCCCGGAGCAGAAGGAGCAGTTCCTCAAGCCCTTCGCCAGCGGGGAGAAGCTCGGCTGCTTCGGCCTCACGGAGCCGGAGGCCGGCAGCGACGCGGCCGCCCAGAAGACGGTCGCCGTGAAGCGCGGTGACGAGTACGTCATCAACGGCTCCAAGAACTGGATCACCAACGGCCCCAAGGCGGACGCCATCGTGCTCATCACGATGACCAACCGCGAGGCCGGCAACAAGGGCATCACCGCCTTCCTCGTGCCCACCAACACCCCGGGCTTCACCCGCGCGGAGCCCGACAAGAAGATGGGCATCAGCGCCGCCTGGTCCTGCTCCATGTTCTTCGAGGACATGCGCGTGCCGGAGAAGTACCGCCTGGGCAAGGAGGGCGAGGGCTTCAAGGTCGCCATGTCCACGCTGGACGGAGGCCGCATCGGCATCGCGTCCCAGGCGCTGGGCATCGCGCGCGCGGCCTTCGAGGAGGCGGTGCGCTACTCGGGCGAGCGCAAGACGTTCGGCAAGCCCATCCGCGACCACCAGGCCATCCAGTTCATGATCGCCGACATGGCCCTGGAGATCGACGCGGCCCGCCTGCTGGTGTGGCGCGCGGCGCTCATGAAGGACAAGGGCCAGCGCCACAGCCCGGAGAGCGCCATGGCCAAGCTGTACGCCAGCGAGATGGCCAGCCGCGTGGCCAACAAGGCCCTGCAGATCCACGGCGGCATGGGCTACAGCAAGGAAATGGACGCCGAGCGCCATGTGCGCGACGCGCGCATCACCGAAATCTACGAGGGGACGAGCGAGATCCAGCGCATCGTCATCTCCGCCAACCTGCTCAAGGAGTAG
- a CDS encoding zf-TFIIB domain-containing protein gives MARSCPVCPSQQLNAVQASDVEVDICPRCHGLFFDRGELERFPDRPSLKPLMGTARNAASRCRAGGHLVPRALASCATCRSEPMTCPGCGARLGLVSARVCTVDLCVQCGGAWLDTGKFEVLENATVEAPKAPPASARVGWEVAPATDGGADPWNAPGARAPLPPSHSLTGGAGLRSPMACIICERQVPVSEAWAWDGDVYCGEHHPKGAVSGASLPRHRHVDPLPNLTVSRMGRVVRDGPDWADLVHWVVQLLRIR, from the coding sequence ATGGCCCGCTCCTGTCCGGTGTGTCCCAGCCAGCAGTTGAACGCCGTCCAGGCCTCGGACGTGGAGGTGGACATCTGTCCGCGCTGCCACGGCCTGTTCTTTGACCGGGGAGAGCTGGAGCGCTTCCCGGACCGGCCTTCGCTCAAGCCGCTGATGGGCACCGCGAGGAACGCCGCGTCCCGGTGCCGCGCCGGAGGGCACCTGGTGCCGCGCGCCCTGGCCAGCTGTGCCACATGTCGCAGCGAGCCCATGACCTGCCCGGGCTGTGGCGCGAGGCTCGGGCTGGTGTCCGCGCGGGTCTGCACGGTGGACCTGTGCGTGCAGTGCGGCGGTGCGTGGTTGGACACGGGCAAGTTCGAAGTGCTCGAGAACGCCACCGTGGAGGCCCCGAAGGCGCCCCCGGCCAGCGCCAGGGTGGGCTGGGAGGTCGCCCCCGCCACGGACGGAGGCGCCGACCCCTGGAATGCGCCGGGCGCCAGGGCCCCGCTGCCGCCCTCGCATTCGCTCACCGGAGGGGCGGGCCTGCGCTCGCCCATGGCGTGCATCATCTGCGAGCGTCAGGTCCCGGTGAGCGAGGCCTGGGCCTGGGACGGCGACGTCTACTGCGGCGAGCACCACCCGAAGGGCGCCGTGTCGGGCGCGAGCCTGCCCAGGCACCGGCATGTGGATCCCCTTCCCAACCTGACCGTGAGCCGCATGGGCCGCGTGGTCCGCGACGGCCCGGATTGGGCGGACCTGGTGCACTGGGTGGTCCAGCTGCTCCGGATTCGCTGA
- a CDS encoding enoyl-CoA hydratase-related protein, with protein sequence MAYENIRLEKDGPLAILTVDRPKALNALNSATFHEMDDAIRSLKFDETRALIVTGGGDKAFVAGADIAEMVTITAAQAREFSALGHHVFQSLENLPIPTIAAVNGFALGGGLELALGCDLIYASEKAKLGLPEVTLGVIPGFGGTQRLTRLVGRARAKELLFTADRIDAARAKEMGLVLDVVPADKLMEHCRAVAAKILKNGPLAVAQAKRVVEYGADQDLRSANELERQGFAVLFGSEDQREGMAAFLAKRPAAFQGK encoded by the coding sequence ATGGCCTACGAGAACATCCGGTTGGAGAAGGACGGCCCCCTCGCCATCCTCACGGTGGACCGCCCCAAGGCGCTCAACGCGCTCAACAGCGCGACGTTCCATGAGATGGACGACGCGATCCGCTCGCTGAAGTTCGACGAGACGCGCGCCCTCATCGTCACGGGCGGCGGGGACAAGGCGTTCGTCGCCGGCGCGGACATCGCGGAGATGGTCACCATCACCGCCGCCCAGGCCCGGGAGTTCTCCGCGCTGGGACACCACGTCTTCCAGTCGCTGGAGAACCTGCCCATCCCCACCATCGCGGCGGTGAACGGCTTCGCGCTGGGCGGCGGCCTGGAGCTGGCGCTGGGCTGCGACCTCATCTACGCGTCGGAGAAGGCGAAGCTGGGCCTGCCCGAAGTCACCCTGGGCGTCATCCCGGGCTTCGGCGGCACGCAGCGCCTGACCCGGCTGGTGGGCCGCGCCCGCGCGAAGGAGCTGCTCTTCACGGCCGACCGCATCGACGCGGCCCGGGCCAAGGAGATGGGCCTGGTGCTGGACGTGGTGCCCGCGGACAAGCTGATGGAGCACTGCCGCGCGGTGGCCGCGAAGATCCTCAAGAACGGCCCGCTCGCGGTGGCCCAGGCCAAGCGCGTGGTGGAGTACGGCGCGGATCAGGACCTCCGCAGCGCCAACGAGTTGGAGCGCCAGGGCTTCGCGGTCCTCTTCGGTTCGGAGGATCAGCGCGAGGGCATGGCCGCGTTCCTGGCCAAGCGCCCCGCCGCGTTCCAGGGCAAGTGA
- the apbC gene encoding iron-sulfur cluster carrier protein ApbC yields the protein MSVTQADVMTAMSKVIDPELHIDLVKAGMVKDVRVTGDTVKLKIELTTPACPMKGKIQADAEAALKAVPGLKSFDIEWGAQVRGVAGGSGGGGALLPGVKNILLVGAGKGGVGKSTVAVNLAASLAQHGAKVGLLDADFYGPSVPLMTGLADKRPVSPNGKTLDPLMAHGLKVMSIGFLVEADQALIWRGPMLHGALMQLVRDVNWGELDYLILDLPPGTGDVALTLSQSVRAAGAVLVTTPQDVALADVVRAKQMFDKVHIPVLGIVENMSQFICPHCSKATHIFNHGGGRKAAEMFGIPFLGEIPLDLKVRESGDSGVPVVVGAKDSPEAKAFQDVARNVAGRVSAQTMKSVPLPVMQAR from the coding sequence ATGAGCGTCACACAGGCCGATGTCATGACGGCCATGTCGAAGGTGATCGATCCCGAGCTGCACATCGACCTGGTGAAGGCCGGGATGGTGAAGGACGTGCGCGTCACGGGCGACACGGTGAAGCTGAAGATCGAGCTGACCACCCCCGCGTGCCCCATGAAGGGGAAGATCCAGGCGGACGCGGAGGCGGCGCTCAAGGCGGTGCCGGGCCTGAAGTCCTTCGACATCGAGTGGGGCGCCCAGGTGCGCGGCGTCGCGGGCGGCTCCGGCGGCGGCGGGGCGCTGCTGCCGGGTGTGAAGAACATCCTGCTCGTGGGCGCCGGCAAGGGCGGCGTGGGCAAGAGCACGGTGGCGGTGAACCTGGCCGCGTCGCTCGCGCAGCACGGCGCCAAGGTGGGCCTGCTGGACGCGGACTTCTACGGCCCGTCGGTGCCGTTGATGACGGGGCTCGCGGACAAGCGCCCGGTGAGCCCCAACGGCAAGACGCTGGATCCGCTGATGGCGCACGGCCTCAAGGTCATGTCCATCGGCTTCCTGGTGGAGGCGGATCAGGCGCTCATCTGGCGCGGGCCCATGCTGCACGGCGCGCTGATGCAGTTGGTGCGCGACGTGAACTGGGGCGAGCTGGACTACCTCATCCTGGACCTGCCCCCGGGCACGGGTGACGTGGCCCTGACGCTGTCGCAGTCGGTGCGCGCGGCGGGCGCGGTGCTGGTGACGACGCCGCAGGACGTGGCGCTGGCGGACGTGGTGCGCGCCAAGCAGATGTTCGACAAGGTGCACATCCCGGTGCTGGGCATCGTGGAGAACATGAGCCAGTTCATCTGCCCGCACTGCTCCAAGGCCACCCACATCTTCAACCACGGGGGCGGGCGCAAGGCGGCGGAGATGTTCGGCATCCCATTCCTGGGGGAGATCCCCCTGGACCTCAAGGTGCGCGAGTCCGGAGACTCGGGCGTGCCGGTGGTGGTGGGGGCGAAGGACAGCCCGGAGGCGAAGGCCTTCCAGGACGTCGCCCGGAACGTGGCGGGCCGCGTGTCCGCGCAGACGATGAAGAGCGTGCCGTTGCCGGTGATGCAAGCCCGGTAG
- the sppA gene encoding signal peptide peptidase SppA, which yields MLRLPFVLLANLLLGLRLLLGLPFRLVAARRRPAWVRFRLAGSLPYRPGPGPRLRLKGMKVEPATVTSLEAFGRALRVLAADPRVEGILLEVEGLALTDARREALLALLADFQAAGKRVVSWAVMVDTNEYPVLGAADEVLLAPMGRVELVGYAAEATVLGEAFGRVGIHAHFARRGDYKTAPEFFTDGKVSDIQRQTLETFLDERFGVLVEALRRSRGKTPEEAKALIDAGPYSAKRALEAGLVDGLVHQADLGAHLGLEGRKQDGGDEAPVPTFGAYLATHAFPPVRWLPLRRRPRLAVVDVTGIIVPGSGGAGRFAAADTVVKALRKAGRDPRAKAVVLAVNSPGGSGLASEQLLEAVKRVAKQKPVIAYVDQVCASGGYMAAIGAREIWSAPHAVVGSIGVFIGKFEYGGLLEKLGVQRTTLTRGENAAFGSNSRGFTPHERAALEREVEESYQSFLELVAQARGRAKEEIHERAEGRVYSGLRARDAGLVDRIGGFEEVCRHAMEEARQPSDDFEIVRYGDRTRSKLSLLKLLSGAAHPTLYAFCMASWSLQGSFGTSRRMD from the coding sequence ATGCTCCGGCTCCCCTTCGTCCTGCTGGCCAACCTGCTCCTGGGGCTGCGCCTGCTCCTGGGCCTGCCCTTCCGGCTGGTGGCGGCGCGGCGGAGGCCCGCCTGGGTGCGTTTCCGGCTCGCGGGCAGCCTCCCGTACCGGCCGGGTCCCGGCCCCCGGCTCCGCCTGAAGGGCATGAAGGTGGAGCCCGCGACCGTCACCTCGCTGGAGGCCTTCGGCCGGGCGCTGCGCGTGCTCGCCGCCGACCCCAGGGTGGAGGGCATCCTGCTGGAGGTGGAGGGGCTGGCCCTGACGGACGCCCGGCGCGAGGCCCTGCTGGCGCTGCTGGCGGACTTCCAGGCCGCCGGCAAGCGGGTGGTGTCGTGGGCGGTGATGGTGGACACGAACGAATACCCCGTGCTCGGCGCGGCGGACGAGGTCCTGCTCGCCCCCATGGGGCGCGTGGAGCTGGTGGGCTACGCGGCGGAGGCCACGGTGCTGGGCGAAGCCTTCGGCCGGGTGGGCATCCACGCCCACTTCGCCCGCCGGGGTGACTACAAGACGGCGCCGGAGTTCTTCACGGACGGGAAGGTGTCCGACATCCAGCGCCAGACGCTGGAGACGTTCCTGGACGAGCGCTTCGGCGTGCTGGTGGAGGCCCTCCGCCGCTCGCGCGGGAAGACGCCGGAGGAGGCGAAGGCGCTCATCGACGCCGGGCCCTACAGCGCGAAGCGGGCGCTGGAGGCGGGGCTGGTGGACGGGCTGGTCCATCAGGCGGACCTGGGCGCCCACCTGGGCCTGGAGGGCCGGAAGCAGGACGGCGGGGACGAAGCGCCGGTGCCCACCTTCGGCGCGTACCTGGCGACGCACGCCTTCCCGCCGGTGCGCTGGCTGCCGCTGCGACGTCGGCCCCGCCTGGCGGTGGTGGACGTGACGGGCATCATCGTCCCGGGCAGCGGGGGCGCGGGCCGCTTCGCGGCGGCGGACACGGTGGTGAAGGCGCTGCGCAAGGCGGGGCGCGACCCCAGGGCGAAGGCCGTCGTGCTGGCGGTGAACAGCCCGGGCGGGTCGGGGCTCGCGTCGGAGCAGCTGCTGGAGGCGGTGAAGCGGGTGGCGAAGCAGAAGCCGGTCATCGCGTACGTGGATCAGGTGTGCGCGAGCGGCGGGTACATGGCGGCCATCGGCGCGAGGGAGATCTGGTCCGCGCCGCACGCCGTCGTGGGCTCCATTGGCGTCTTCATCGGCAAGTTCGAATACGGCGGCCTGCTGGAGAAGCTGGGCGTCCAGCGCACCACGCTGACGCGGGGGGAGAACGCCGCGTTCGGCTCCAACTCCCGGGGCTTCACGCCGCACGAGCGCGCCGCGCTGGAGCGCGAGGTGGAGGAATCCTACCAGTCGTTCCTGGAGCTGGTGGCGCAAGCGCGCGGCCGGGCGAAGGAGGAGATCCACGAGCGCGCGGAGGGCAGGGTGTACTCGGGGCTGCGCGCGAGGGACGCGGGGCTGGTGGACCGCATCGGCGGCTTCGAGGAGGTCTGCCGCCACGCGATGGAGGAGGCGCGGCAGCCCTCCGACGACTTCGAGATCGTCCGTTACGGCGACAGGACCCGCTCGAAGCTGTCGCTCCTGAAGCTGCTGTCGGGCGCGGCCCACCCGACCCTGTATGCCTTCTGCATGGCGTCCTGGAGCCTCCAAGGGAGTTTCGGGACTTCCCGGCGCATGGACTAA